From the Solanum stenotomum isolate F172 chromosome 4, ASM1918654v1, whole genome shotgun sequence genome, one window contains:
- the LOC125862428 gene encoding probable rhamnogalacturonate lyase B codes for MSSTGLLLNAQNDYVVINNGVVEITWTNPGGIIKGIKYKGIDNLLEEKNKDLNGGFWDLNWSEPSSTKTRGKFDTIQGTDLQVIVENEEQIELSFTRMWSPEVQGEQAPLYIDRRFVVFRDVPGFYSYAIFEHTKDMPAFHLNTTRIAFMLNKEKFHYMVITDDRQRFMPSAEDRLPGRGEPLAYPEAVLLVDPIEPEFKGEVDDKYQYSLENKDNQVHGWISFDPPVGFWQITPSNEFRTGGPFKQDLTSHVNPTTLAIFLTSHYAGTELLVKFETGEEWKKVLGPVFTYFNSISDKDMALSLWDDAKRQMNEEVQSWPYSFPTSEEFPNCDQRGVVRGRLLVQDRYLSKENLPGKAASVGLAAPGDAGSWQRENKGYQFWTMTDEDGCFVIKNIRAGSYNLYGVVPGFIGDYKYEVVITLTEGCDIELGEIVYEPPRDGPTLWEIGIPDRSAAEFYIPDPNPKYVNKLYLNQDKFRQYGLWERYAELYPENDLVYTVGVSDYQKDWFFAQVNREIGDKAYQSTTWQIKFKIDNVDQGGSYTLRVALAASNHAELQVRINDPTADPPLLSTGEIGGDNAIARHAIHGIYWLFTVTIPGSLLLGGENTLFLTQAKTANAFQGIMYDYIRLEGPSCQNGNL; via the exons ATGTCTTCTACAGGACTATTGTTAAATGCTCAAAATGACTAT GTGGTGATAAATAATGGAGTTGTGGAAATAACTTGGACAAATCCAGGAGGAATTATCAAAGGGATAAAGTACAAGGGAATTGACAACTTGTTGGAAGAAAAGAATAAAGATTTGAATGGAGG GTTTTGGGACCTAAATTGGAGCGAGCCGAGTAGTACAAAAACAAGGGGAAAGTTTGACAC GATACAAGGGACAGATTTGCAAGTTATAGTGGAAAATGAGGAGCAAATTGAGCTTTCATTCACAAGAATGTGGAGTCCAGAAGTCCAGGGTGAACAAGCTCCTTTGTATATTGATAGGAG GTTTGTAGTATTTCGTGATGTTCCAGGATTTTATTCATATGCCATCTTTGAGCACACGAAAGACATGCCTGCTTTCCACCTTAACACGACCAGAATTGCTTTCATGCTCaataaagaaaa ATTTCACTACATGGTCATAACAGATGATAGACAAAGATTTATGCCTAGTGCAGAAGACCGGCTTCCAGGGAGAGGCGAACCATTAGCCTATCCTGAAGCGGTTCTCCTCGTCGATCCTATAGAGCCAGAGTTCAAAGGAGAG GTGGATGACAAATATCAGTATTCACTTGAAAACAAAGATAATCAAGTGCATGGATGGATATCTTTTGACCCTCCTGTGGGATTTTGGCAAATCACTCCGAGCAATGAATTTCGAACAGGAGGGCCATTCAAACAAGATTTAACCTCCCACGTGAACCCGACCACCCTTGCT ATATTTCTAACTTCCCACTATGCTGGTACAGAGCTTCTGGTAAAATTCGAAACTGGGGAGGAGTGGAAGAAAGTCCTCGGCCCCGTGTTCACATATTTTAATTCTATATCAGACAAAGACATGGCTCTATCGCTTTGGGATGACGCAAAAAGACAG atGAACGAAGAAGTCCAATCCTGGCCTTACAGTTTCCCAACTTCTGAAGAATTTCCCAACTGTGATCAAAGGGGCGTAGTTAGAGGTCGATTGCTTGTGCAAGACAG ATACTTGAGCAAAGAAAATTTACCTGGAAAAGCTGCATCTGTAGGACTAGCAGCGCCAGGAGATGCTGGATCATGGCAAAGAGAGAATAAG GGTTACCAATTTTGGACTATGACGGATGAGGATGGCTGCTTTGTCATTAAGAACATACGTGCAGGGTCATATAATCTTTACGGAGTGGTGCCTGGATTTATCGGAGATTACAAGTATGAAGTTGTAATAACTTTAACAGAAG GTTGTGATATTGAGCTGGGTGAGATTGTTTATGAGCCTCCAAGAGATGGTCCTACCTTGTGGGAGATCGGTATCCCTGACCGCTCTGCTGCAGAATTTTATATTCCTGATCCAAACCCGAAATACGTTAACAAACTTTACCTAAATCAAGACAA ATTTAGGCAGTATGGTTTGTGGGAGAGATATGCAGAGTTATATCCCGAGAACGATTTAGTCTACACAGTTGGAGTTAGTGACTATCAGAAAGACTGGTTCTTTGCTCAGGTTAACAG GGAGATAGGTGACAAAGCATATCAAAGTACTACATGGCAAATCAAGTTCAAGATTGATAATGTAGATCAAGGTGGATCATACACATTGCGCGTAGCACTTGCAGCTTCCAATCATGCTGAATTGCAG GTCCGGATCAACGATCCAACAGCAGATCCTCCCCTACTTTCAACTGGAGAAATTGGAGGAGACAATGCAATTGCAAGACATGCTATTCATGGGATCTATTGGTTGTTCACTGTAACAATACCTGGTTCACTACTTTTGGGAGGAGAAAACACCTTATTTTTGACACAAGCAAAGACTGCCAACGCTTTCCAAGGGATTATGTATGACTATATTCGCTTGGAAGGTCCCTCATGCCAGAATGGAAAcctttga
- the LOC125863036 gene encoding wall-associated receptor kinase-like 20: MAAALLLLLLLICSTPAVLSARRCADCGSSPVPYPLSTGPDCGDQSYKIRCSSNIQPELFFDTLNNSYPISSISPESQRLTIEPSPFLSNTCITQDISTVGVQLNSSLPFNITSSNTIIYLNCTGSLLSSPLNCSSESLCHTYLNGSSGNGDGVGACRNAPICCTFRAGGSSTSYMIRVRESGCRAYRSFVNLDPSLPVSRWPEAGMELQWVSPPEPVCTGQSDCDSDSTCGPDPNLNGSVNRCFCHSGFHWDPIAALCAQDVTCQDRDGCGSDHTALIAGLTSGLGVAVIAAVIGFFVYRRYKRIKEARDRLTREREDILSSGGVKSAKLFTGKEIKKATNNFSTDRLLGAGGYGEVYYGKLDDGTVVAVKCAKLGNSKGIEQVLNEVRILCQVNHKNLVRILGCCVELEQPLLVYEYVPNGTVSDHLYLQRKLLTWDCRLSIAHATAEGLAYLHFSAVPPIYHRDVKSSNILLDDMLNAKVADFGLSRLAHTDLSHVSTCAQGTLGYLDPEYYRNYQLTDKSDVYSFGVVLLELLTSQKAIDFGRPQDDVNLAIYVQRLVEEERIMDAVDPALKEGASSVELETMKAIGFLAVSCLEERRQSRPSMKEVAEEIEYIITIATAKQ; encoded by the exons atggCTGCTGCCCTGCTCCTCCTGCTTCTGCTAATCTGCAGCACCCCTGCAGTACTTTCTGCTCGTCGTTGTGCTGATTGTGGATCTTCTCCTGTTCCTTACCCACTCAGTACTGGCCCCGATTGCGGTGACCAATCTTACAAAATACGGTGCAGTAGCAACATCCAACCTGAACTTTTCTTCGATACGCTGAACAATTCATATCCGATAAGTTCAATTTCTCCCGAATCACAAAGACTTACTATCGAACCATCACCGTTTTTATCCAACACCTGCATCACCCAGGACATTTCTACCGTAGGTGTTCAATTGAATTCTTCTCTTCCTTTCAACATTACGAGCAGCAACACAATCATTTACCTAAACTGTACTGGGTCTTTGCTTTCGTCTCCGCTTAATTGCTCTTCGGAGAGTTTGTGTCATACTTACTTGAATGGAAGTTCTGGAAATGGAGATGGTGTTGGCGCGTGTAGGAACGCGCCGATTTGTTGTACGTTTAGGGCAGGTGGATCGTCGACGTCGTATATGATTCGGGTTAGGGAATCGGGTTGTCGGGCTTACCGGAGTTTTGTGAATTTGGATCCGTCGTTACCGGTTAGTAGATGGCCGGAAGCCGGGATGGAATTGCAGTGGGTTTCACCACCGGAGCCGGTTTGTACGGGTCAGTCCGATTGTGATTCTGATTCGACCTGTGGACCCGACCCGAATTTGAATGGAAGTGTTAACAGATGTTTTTGTCATTCCGGGTTTCATTGGGACCCAATTGCCGCGTTATGTGCCCAAG ATGTGACATGCCAAGATCGTGATGGTTGTGGTAGCGACCACACTGCACTCATAGCAG GTTTGACATCAGGCCTGGGTGTGGCGGTGATTGCTGCTGTAATTGGTTTTTTTGTGTACAGACGTTACAAACGAATTAAGGAAGCACGAGATCGACTAACTCGCGAACGGGAAGATATTCTAAGCTCTGGTGGTGTTAAATCTGCGAAGCTATTTACAGGCaaagaaatcaagaaagcaACAAACAATTTCTCTACGGACCGCCTTCTTGGTGCTGGGGGTTATGGTGAAGTTTACTATGGTAAACTTGATGATGGTACCGTGGTTGCTGTTAAATGTGCCAAGCTAGGGAATAGTAAGGGCATTGAGCAAGTTCTCAATGAGGTCAGAATACTCTGTCAGGTTAACCACAAGAACCTTGTGCGCATTCTAGgttgttgtgttgagcttgaACAGCCATTGCTGGTTTATGAGTATGTCCCGAATGGAACTGTAAGTGATCACTTGTATTTGCAACGCAAACTTCTAACATGGGATTGCCGGCTCAGTATTGCTCATGCAACTGCAGAGGGACTTGCTTACTTGCATTTCTCTGCAGTTCCTCCTATTTACCATCGAGATGTCAAGTCTAGCAACATTTTGCTGGATGACATGTTGAATGCTAAGGTCGCTGACTTTGGTCTTTCACGGTTGGCACATACAGACCTGAGTCATGTGTCCACCTGTGCTCAGGGTACCCTTGGTTATCTTGACCCTGAGTACTACAGGAACTACCAATTGACAGACAAGAGTGATGTGTACAGTTTcggggttgtgttgttggaacTCTTGACATCCCAAAAGGCAATAGACTTTGGTCGACCACAGGATGATGTAAACTTGGCTATTTACGTGCAAAGGTTGGTAGAGGAAGAGAGAATAATGGATGCTGTTGATCCTGCATTAAAGGAGGGAGCAAGCAGCGTGGAGTTGGAGACAATGAAGGCAATCGGTTTTCTGGCTGTCAGTTGCTTGGAGGAAAGAAGACAAAGCAGGCCTTCGATGAAAGAAGTAGCCGAGGAGATTGAGTACATAATCACTATTGCTACTGCAAAGCAATAG
- the LOC125862064 gene encoding transcription initiation factor IIA subunit 2 gives MATFELYRRSTIGMCLTETLDEMVSNGILSPEHAIQVLVQFDKSMTEALETQVKSKVTIKGHLHTYRFCDNVWTFILQDAVFKSEECQETVNRVKIVACDSKLLTQ, from the exons ATGGCGACTTTTGAGCTATACAGGAGGTCGACGATTGGGATGTGCTTGACTGAAACACTTGATGAAATGGTATCTAATGGAATTCTTAGCCCGGAGCACGCCATTCAAGTTCTCGTTCAGTTTGAcaag TCAATGACTGAAGCTTTGGAGACTCAAGTAAAGAGCAAGGTTACTATTAAG GGACATCTTCACACCTACAGGTTCTGTGACAATGTGTGGACCTTTATCTTACAAGATGCTGTGTTCAAGAGCGAGGAATGCCAGGAGACTGTTAACCGTGTTAAGATTGTGGCATGTGACTCAAAGCTGCTCACCCAGTGA
- the LOC125862063 gene encoding farnesylcysteine lyase, with product MKNLYLVLSLILISTATTVAVDLESSSPTVCIIGSGIGGSSVAHFLRTYSSSGIGEIRIFERHAVVGGRTATVTLSGETFEAGASILHPKNYHTLNYTKHLNLSVRGPPPSESDSGFGIWNGREFVFKTLSFNSNLPIIQRVVSFANSVLIFFRYGFSLFRMNNFVDNTVNSFLKYYEDFESRPVFETVEEMLKWSGLYNLTRRTLQEELLDFRFSPRITEELVTVITRINYGQSISISGLAGAVSLAGSDSGVWSVEGGNRQMAAGLISHSDVKLHLNEEVESVSFIEQKYQLNTTKGKSYQCGITVVATPLDEVNIHFLPGISIPERKLQHTYTTFIRGLLNPAYFGLGSVSEVPQLVGTVETPDVPFSSISVLKQHKENDMSYKVFSRKPLDDALLDQIFSVRNETIKIDWGAYPHYHAPEVFAPFILDGQHLYYVNAFENAASTMETSAVAAENIARLILSRLSGQKPTSTVTLKSFGDDAYDVHADL from the coding sequence ATGAAGAATCTCTACCTGGTTTTGTCACTTATACTCATCTCCACGGCCACAACCGTCGCCGTTGACTTGGAATCATCATCTCCGACTGTCTGCATAATCGGCAGTGGAATCGGCGGGTCCTCAGTGGCGCATTTCCTCCGGACCTATTCCAGCTCCGGAATCGGCGAAATCAGAATCTTCGAGAGGCATGCTGTCGTCGGAGGACGCACGGCGACGGTGACTCTTTCCGGCGAGACATTTGAGGCTGGTGCATCCATTCTTCATCCGAAGAACTACCATACTTTGAATTACACTAAGCATCTAAATCTCTCTGTCCGAGGACCTCCTCCTTCTGAATCTGATTCGGGTTTTGGTATTTGGAACGGACGTGAATTCGTTTTCAAAACCCTAAGTTTCAATTCGAATCTCCCTATTATCCAACGCGTTGTGTCCTTCGCTAATTCGGTGTTAATTTTCTTTCGCTACGGGTTCTCTCTGTTTCGCATGAACAATTTTGTCGATAACACCGTGAACAGTTTTTTGAAGTATTATGAAGATTTTGAGTCACGGCCAGTGTTCGAAACTGTGGAAGAGATGCTTAAATGGTCTGGGCTTTACAATTTGACTAGACGAACACTACAGGAGGAGTTACTCGATTTTCGTTTTTCTCCTCGGATCACTGAAGAACTAGTCACGGTTATTACCAGAATCAATTACGGGCAAAGTATCAGCATCAGTGGACTTGCCGGAGCTGTTTCGTTAGCTGGATCTGATTCAGGTGTATGGTCAGTTGAAGGCGGAAATCGGCAAATGGCGGCTGGTTTAATCAGTCATTCAGATGTCAAATTGCATCTTAATGAAGAAGTAGAATCAGTTTCATTcatagagcaaaaatatcaactCAATACCACAAAGGGAAAGAGTTATCAATGTGGAATAACAGTTGTGGCTACACCTTTGGATGAGGTGAACATTCACTTTCTTCCCGGAATTTCAATCCCGGAGAGGAAATTACAGCACACATATACTACATTCATCAGAGGTCTATTGAATCCAGCTTATTTTGGTTTAGGTTCGGTATCAGAAGTTCCACAATTGGTGGGCACTGTTGAGACTCCTGATGTTCCTTTTTCGAGTATTTCAGTTCTTAAGCAACATAAGGAGAATGATATGTCCTACAAGGTGTTCTCGCGTAAACCTCTTGACGATGCTTTATTAGATCAGATTTTCAGTGTGAGAAACGAGACAATCAAGATAGACTGGGGTGCATACCCGCATTATCATGCTCCTGAGGTATTTGCACCGTTCATCTTGGATGGTCAGCACTTGTACTATGTGAATGCTTTTGAGAATGCAGCTAGCACCATGGAAACAAGTGCTGTTGCTGCTGAAAATATTGCAAGGCTGATACTTTCCAGGCTTTCTGGCCAAAAACCCACGAGTACAGTGACATTGAAAAGCTTTGGCGATGATGCATATGATGTCCATGCAGACTTGTGA